The Deltaproteobacteria bacterium sequence TTAGGCCCCGTACCCGACGCTCAAATTAATGACATTTTAACTATTATGGCCAAAGCAGTACAAATATTCACCCCAGTCGCCATCAACGTACAAGGTTATTCGAGTTTTGGTACGCTAGACAAACCGCGACATATAATTGCCTTACTAGACGATAAAAGTGATTTTATTATAAAGCTTGGTACATATCTTGATGAACTACTTATGCCATTGGGTTTTGCAATAGAAGATAAGCCACGTATTGCTCATATTACTTTAGCACGAGTACAACAAGCAAAGGTTAATGGAGCATTAACCGATTGGCTATACGATGCGCCAAGAGGCAGAGTAGGGCCGGTAGCAACTGCTGCACTTATATTGTTTGAAAGCAAAAATGATAGAGAGCGGCGGGTATATGCGCCAATAGGTGAGGTCGCTTTTTAATTAATCTAAAAAATAGACTTCTGCTATTGTGGGAGTAACGACATAAAGGATTTTTATT is a genomic window containing:
- the thpR gene encoding RNA 2',3'-cyclic phosphodiesterase, producing MKRCFIGLKLENSTVESLKVQLQALKKLPTTAARKLRPVTPENLHVTVKFLGPVPDAQINDILTIMAKAVQIFTPVAINVQGYSSFGTLDKPRHIIALLDDKSDFIIKLGTYLDELLMPLGFAIEDKPRIAHITLARVQQAKVNGALTDWLYDAPRGRVGPVATAALILFESKNDRERRVYAPIGEVAF